CCTCCGGTCTCACGCGCTAAACGCTTACTTATATTGTGATTCGCAGTGGGTACAGCTATGCCGCCTGCGTTGTTTTTCAACAATTCGCCATTAGGTAGCTTGATCGGCGCGCCAATTTCGGTGCCCACTTGCATGATATTCAACGTGTAATCCGTTGATTGCAGTAGGGTACTGACCGCTTCCGCTCGTTTTTCTGAAATACCATCAGTGATTAAAATAATACTGCCGCGCTGGTGGCCCGCTTGTGTTAAAAGCTCGATGGCTTTTTCCATCGCGATATCAGGGCGAGAGCCATATGACGGCATAATGTCGGGTGAAAGCGAACCAATAAAGTTATTCAGCGTTTTTCCGTCACCCGTCATTGGGCTGACGACGAAGGCATCACCGGCATATGCGATCAGGCCTGTTTCACCCCCTTTCGTTTCTTTTACGAAGTCGATGGCTTTAAAGCGTAAACGACTGAGCCTGTTCGGCGATACGTCGGTTGACCACATCGAAAGGCTCATATCAAGCACCAACACGCGGGCTTGCTCAGAACTAAATAGAGGACTAGGCAATGTTCTAAAACTTGGCCCCGATAACGCAATAATTGCAATGAGCAAAGCGCTTATGAATAGAGGTGTGGGGTTTTGATGTTTCTCGGGTTTTTGCACCATGCGTGACTGCAAGTGTGGCGAAATCAACGAGTGCCATGAGGTTTTCTTGGGTTTATAAATGACAAACCCCAATGTCAAAATGACCCAAGGTACAAGTGCCCATAGCCAATCTGGGCGAATCCAAACGAAATCAATCATGCGTTAGAGCCTCCCGTTTTGGTTTTTCTAAATTCTCCGTTTTGTAATAAGCGTACGATGAAGAGCAGCACCGATAGACCAAGTGCTGCGGCTAACGGGTAGAAAAATATATCATGCATGGGACGGAAGAAAGTGGAGTCACTTGCCACGGGTTCCAAAGCATCAATGGCACTGTAAACTTCTGCCAAGCTTTGGGCATCTTTGGCTCGAAAGTAACGGCCTCCTGTGGCTTCTGCAATTGCTGTAAGGCCGCGTTCATTGAGGTCACTCGAAGGATTAATGGTTTGACTACCCAACAAAGAGCGCTTCACCATCACTTCAGCACCCACACCCACGGTATAGATGGTGACGTCATATTCTTTGGCGATCTGAGTCGCACGCTCTGGACTGAATTTGCCAGAGGTATTGTCACCATCGGTGAGTAACACCAGCACTTTGTGGTCCGATTTTTGGTTCAACATGTGCTTAACTGAAACACCGATAGCGTCGCCAATGGCGGTCATTCTGCCGACTAAACCAAGCACTGCTTCATCTAAAAACGTAGAGACAGTTTTTCGATCGAATGTGAGAGGGGCTTGTAAATAGGCGGTATCGGCAAACAGCACAAGGCCAATGCGGTCGCCTTGTCGGCGCTCAATAAAGTCACTGAGTACCTGTTTTACGATGGTCAGACGATCCACTGTTTGACCATTGAGATTCATGTCTTTAATCGACATTGATTGTGATAAATCGACGGCCACCATCAAGTCTCTTCCCTCCAGAGGACGACCAATAGGTTCGCCTTCCCATTGAGGGCGGGCCATCGCGGCAATCAGAAGTATCCAGATCACCCAAATTAGAGCAAGCTGCGATCGTTGAGGTGTTACATCTCTCATTTGCCCCGCTAATTGCGTTGCTGTGGGTAAATATAACTTTGCCAATTGTGCGGGCTGAGCCGGTAAAAAGCGTCGAACAACCCAAGGTAGTGGCAGTAATATGAACAGCCAAGGCCACGCAAACGTCATGATTTGGCCTCTTTCTTGGTGATTTTCCAGCTTTGCGCAACCCAGCTTGAGGCGCCTTTTTGGAGGGCTTCAGCATGTTCTGGTGTCATGCTTTTACCTGAATATTGATAGGATTTTAATTGCTCAATCATTGGTAGAACGTGAGCTTTAGCTTGTGTGTCAGTATGTGCGGATAACCATTGTTGCCAAGCTTGACCGCTAAGAGAAGCAACATGAGGTGCTTGACTGTAGCGTAAAGCCACCACTTTCAGCACTTCATTGATAGATTCTGGATT
This genomic window from Echinimonas agarilytica contains:
- a CDS encoding vWA domain-containing protein produces the protein MMTFAWPWLFILLPLPWVVRRFLPAQPAQLAKLYLPTATQLAGQMRDVTPQRSQLALIWVIWILLIAAMARPQWEGEPIGRPLEGRDLMVAVDLSQSMSIKDMNLNGQTVDRLTIVKQVLSDFIERRQGDRIGLVLFADTAYLQAPLTFDRKTVSTFLDEAVLGLVGRMTAIGDAIGVSVKHMLNQKSDHKVLVLLTDGDNTSGKFSPERATQIAKEYDVTIYTVGVGAEVMVKRSLLGSQTINPSSDLNERGLTAIAEATGGRYFRAKDAQSLAEVYSAIDALEPVASDSTFFRPMHDIFFYPLAAALGLSVLLFIVRLLQNGEFRKTKTGGSNA
- a CDS encoding DUF4381 domain-containing protein, which produces MSFYNLFLTVATQQQLPIADIHLPRLSGWFPLAPGWWAVLAVLVSCIAVVVTRYIKQKKHREYAQQASQEIRSWPRSKVNPESINEVLKVVALRYSQAPHVASLSGQAWQQWLSAHTDTQAKAHVLPMIEQLKSYQYSGKSMTPEHAEALQKGASSWVAQSWKITKKEAKS